The nucleotide sequence GCGGCGGATCTGACGGTATAGCGCCGCGCGGTTGCGGGCGTTGCGGCAGGAGCGCAGACAGGCGAGCACGGTGCGAGGGGGCGGTATCGGCGATACGGCGAAGGCACGAAGCGTCCCCATGCGTCTCGCCCGATGCGCCCGTCCGCTACGCTCCCACAACGCGCCCGCCCCGGCAGCCAAGCCCGTCCTGCCGCCACACCCTTGCCGAGTCGCCGCCGGGACGGTACACCCGACGGGGAACGGGTGCACCGCGCGGCACGCATCCGCCCCCCCCCGGCGACTGCATGACATGCCCCGCCGGGCGGCCCACACAGGCCGCCGCAGCGGGCCATCGCGCGCCTTGCCCCCCACGCCCCATCCACGTGCCCACTCCACGGAGGCCCCATGGAACACCATATCCGCTACGACGCCGCCCAGCGTGCCCTGATCCTGCTCGACCAGCGGTTGCTGCCCACCCGGCAGGAAGATTTCGTGTGCCGGACCACGGAAGACATCGTCACCGCGTTGCAGGTCATGGTGGTGCGCGGCGCCCCGGCCATCGGCGTCACCGCCGCGTGGGGCTGCGTGCTGGCCGCGTACGAGGCCGCCGAGGCGGGCGACCACTGGCACCCGGTGCTGGACGGCCTGCTGGAGCGCATCGCCAAGGCGCGGCCCACCGCCGTGAACCTGCGCTGGGCCGTGGACCGCATGCGCAAGGTATGGAAGACCGCCGGGCACGCGCCCTTCGCCACGCTGATCTCACTGTGGGAATCGGAGGCGCGGCGCATCCATCGCGACGACATCGAGATCAACCGCGCCATGGGCCGCCACGGCGCCGCGCTGATCGACGAGGGCGACACGGTGATGACCCACTGCAACGCGGGCGCGCTGGCCACCGCCGGGTACGGCACGGCGCTGGGGGTCATCCGGGGCGCGGTGGACGCCGGCAAGAAGATTTCGGTCATCGCCAATGAAACGCGGCCCTTCCTGCAAGGCGCGCGGCTGACCGCCTATGAACTGCACGAGGACCACATCCCCGTCACCGTGGCCTGCGACAACGCCTGCGGCCACCTGATGCGCAAGGGCATGGTGCAGAAGGTGGTGGTGGGGGCTGACCGCATTGCCGCCAACGGCGACGCCGCCAACAAGATCGGCACCTATTCCGTGGCCCTGCTGGCCCGCGAGCACGGCGTGCCGTTCTATGTGGCCGCGCCGCTGTCCACCATCGACAGGAACACCCCCGACGGCGATCACATTCCCATAGAAGACCGCACCCCGCGCGAGGTGACCCACGTGGGCGACACCCAGATCACCCCCGACGGGGTGCCGGTGTACAACTTTGCCTTCGACGTGACCCCCGCCGCGCTCATCGCGGGCATCGTCACCGAGGTGGGTGTGCTACGCGCCCCGTATGAGGAAAGCATCGCGGAGGCGTTCCGCAAGGCGGGGCTGGAGTAGCGCGCCCAGGCACCGGCCCCCATCCCGCATTTTTCCGCATCCCCGTGCCGTCACCGCGTGGCGAGGGCACGGGGATGCGCAGCTTCTCCACCCGCCCGCGCGCTCACGCATCCATGGCGCACAGGTGATGCGTTGCTCCGTGCACGTGGCTGTGCCATGCTTATGACCACGTTCCGCGCCTGTCTCCCGCCCCAATGCCCCACATCGCCCGGCACCGGAACGCCAGGAGCCCCCGCCATGATGATGAAGCTTTCCGACGTCGATCTGCTGGAAGCGCTGGAGCGCCCCGAAAGCGCGCCCCTGCGCGAGATGTTTTCCGTGCGCCGGGTGGCGCGCGGGCAGGGCAT is from Nitratidesulfovibrio sp. and encodes:
- the mtnA gene encoding S-methyl-5-thioribose-1-phosphate isomerase, yielding MEHHIRYDAAQRALILLDQRLLPTRQEDFVCRTTEDIVTALQVMVVRGAPAIGVTAAWGCVLAAYEAAEAGDHWHPVLDGLLERIAKARPTAVNLRWAVDRMRKVWKTAGHAPFATLISLWESEARRIHRDDIEINRAMGRHGAALIDEGDTVMTHCNAGALATAGYGTALGVIRGAVDAGKKISVIANETRPFLQGARLTAYELHEDHIPVTVACDNACGHLMRKGMVQKVVVGADRIAANGDAANKIGTYSVALLAREHGVPFYVAAPLSTIDRNTPDGDHIPIEDRTPREVTHVGDTQITPDGVPVYNFAFDVTPAALIAGIVTEVGVLRAPYEESIAEAFRKAGLE